One region of Bombyx mori chromosome 27, ASM3026992v2 genomic DNA includes:
- the LOC134201556 gene encoding basic proline-rich protein-like: MYGASDRLQYGDCFADTAPPGAPPADTPAPLSSLDERISRALQGTVLGEVAKEVTSTAGEGEGRERGILVTRPPAEPARAPKRVSFADGYEPGQDSDIEEPPVKKARSRAPPASRGCAWPCPAWHPDHVPLWDALPPPPPPPGDPPPLQHLLAKSAPPTARPPPFMPPEPPPGILSF, translated from the exons ATGTACGGAGCGTCCGACCGGCTGCAGTACGGGGACTGCTTCGCCGACACCGCGCCCCCCGGCGCCCCCCCGGCCGACACCCCCGCGCCCCTCAGCAGCCTGGACGAGAGGATCTCCCGCGCGCTGCAGGGCACCG TTCTCGGCGAAGTTGCCAAAGAAGTCACATCGACTGCTGGAGAGGGCGAGGGTCGGGAGAGGGGCATCCTCGTCAC GAGGCCCCCCGCGGAGCCGGCCCGCGCCCCCAAGCGCGTGAGCTTCGCCGACGGCTACGAGCCCGGACAGGACTCCGACATAGAGGAGCCTCCCGTCAAAAAG GCCCGCAGCAGGGCCCCCCCGGCGTCCCGGGGCTGCGCGTGGCCGTGCCCGGCGTGGCACCCCGACCACGTGCCGCTGTGGGACGCGCtgccgcccccgccgccgcccccCGGCGACCCCCCGCCGCTGCAGCACCTCCTCGCCA AGTCGGCGCCCCCAACAGCTCGGCCTCCGCCCTTCATGCCGCCGGAGCCCCCGCCGGGGATCCTCTCCTTTTAA